One part of the Sander vitreus isolate 19-12246 chromosome 10, sanVit1, whole genome shotgun sequence genome encodes these proteins:
- the hnrnph1 gene encoding heterogeneous nuclear ribonucleoprotein H, which yields MADEGYVVRIRGLPWSCSVDEVQRFFSDCKVISNGGGIHFTYTREGRPSGEAFVELETEEDLKIAVKKDRETMGHRYVEVFKSNNVEMDWVMKHTGPNCPETAGDGLVRLRGLPFGCSKEEIVQFFSGLEIVPNGITLPVDIQGRSTGEAFVQFASQDIAEKALKKHKERIGHRYIEIFKSSRAEVRTHYEPQRKPMGMQRPGPYDRPSGGRGYNMMGRGGSYDRMRRGGYGGGGVSDGRYGDGGSSFQSTTGHCVHMRGLPYRASETDIYNFFSPLNPVRVHIEIGPDGRVTGEADVEFATHEDAVAAMSKDKANMQHRYVELFLNSTAGGSNGAYSSQMMGGMGNQSSYSGGQLSSGYSGGYSSQGNMGGYSDYSNQGGMGSSYYGGGGGGGGGSRGSMNGLGGGWGM from the exons ATGGCTGATGAGGGATACGTAGTACGCATCAGGGGTCTCCCTTGGTCCTGCTCAGTGGATGAAGTACAGAGGTTTTTCTCAG ATTGCAAAGTCATCAGCAATGGAGGTGGCATCCACTTCACCTACACAAGAGAGGGTCGTCCCAGCGGAGAGGCATTTGTCGAGTTGGAGACCGAGGAAGACCTGAAGATTGCTGTGAAGAAGGACAGAGAAACTATGGGTCACAGATATGTAGAGG TTTTTAAATCCAACAATGTGGAGATGGACTGGGTCATGAAGCACACAGGTCCAAACTGTCCAGAAACGGCAGGAGACGGGCTCGTCCGGCTCCGAGGCCTTCCTTTTGGCTGCAGCAAGGAGGAGATCGTCCAGTTTTTCTCAG GGTTGGAAATCGTGCCAAATGGGATAACATTGCCGGTGGACATCCAGGGGAGGAGTACGGGGGAGGCCTTCGTGCAGTTTGCTTCACAGGATATAGCTGAAAAGgctctaaagaaacacaaggaAAGAATAGGGCACAG GTACATTGAGATCTTCAAGAGTAGCCGCGCTGAGGTGCGGACACATTACGAACCCCAGCGAAAGCCCATGGGCATGCAGAGACCCGGCCCCTATGACCGGCCCTCTGGTGGCCGCGGCTACAACATGATGGGCCGAGGGGGATCCTATGACAGAATGCGTCGCGGAGGCTAcggaggaggag GTGTATCAGATGGACGGTATGGCGATGGCGGCTCTTCCTTCCAGAGCACAACAGGCCACTGTGTCCACATGAGGGGCCTGccgtacagagcctcagagacAGACATCTACAAT TTCTTCTCGCCATTGAATCCAGTGCGGGTCCATATTGAGATCGGCCCAGATGGCAGGGTAACCGGGGAGGCAGATGTAGAGTTTGCAACACACGAGGATGCTGTGGCAGCCATGTCCAAAGACAAAGCTAACATGC AGCACCGCTATGTGGAGCTGTTCTTGAACTCAACAGCAGGCGGCAGTAACGGAGCGTATAGCAGCCAGATGATGGGTGGCATGG GGAACCAGTCGTCTTACAGCGGTGGTCAGCTGAGCTCAGGCTACTCTGGTGGATACAGCAGTCAGGGCAATATGGGCGGCTACAGTGATTACA GTAACCAGGGCGGAATGGGAAGCAGTTACTACGGCGGCGGCGGTGGCGGCGGAGGAGGAAGCAGAGGCTCTATGAATGGACTGGGCGGGGGATGGGGAATGTag
- the rufy1 gene encoding RUN and FYVE domain-containing protein 1 isoform X1 translates to MADEAGEVNTAVEDGEAKQQLDEPEVLETAPDCESGGSDGQERTEKPAPAAAESSWSAPILSLARKATETISSGVSYAAAPRNPSQGSAASSPTERESENDLNNTSKKLPVLSPKDPMAIERSNLLSMMKLSIKVLIQSSLSLGRTLDSDYPPLQQFFVVLEHCLKHGLKAKKSFIGHNKSIWGPLELIEKLCPESVNIATSARDLPGIKYAIANNFPTHLQCKTYYKLFWLLNCTFILFFRTGLGRARAWLHLALMQKTVADYMKALLDRKDLLSEFYDSGALMMEEEGAVIGGLLVGLNVIDANLCIKGEDLDSQVGVIDFSLYLKDPANSETPKDDAKMTAILDQKHYIEELNRHLSGTVTDLQAKMDSIEKTNSKLVEELTAATDRINSLREEQEQLRKENETILQSSQKKEEAALQDSQVELETYKQTRQGLDEMYNVVWKQYKEEKHIRQELEHELELQVGLKQEMEVAMKLLEKDTHEKQDTLAALRLQLDQVKTLNLQMFHKAQDSEREAEKKQAEAAQLEQKMDEMEKAMIGLEQRLQNSERESRQSDQSDKDMRVELEGKVDALQKQLTDLDTLRLGLENELRTEREQRQSLQKALQREQDNSTELRTQLQQLQGLHTELQDLKHEKQQLQQTCEQQEQALQEMGLHLSQSKLKMEDFKEVNKALKGHAWLKDDEATQCKQCEKEFSIARRKHHCRNCGDIYCNTCSSNELALPSYPRPVRVCDVCHALLLQRSSSTGS, encoded by the exons ATGGCCGACGAGGCAGGGGAGGTAAACACAGCTGTTGAGGATGGCGAAGCAAAACAACAGCTAGATGAGCCCGAAGTTTTGGAAACCGCGCCCGACTGCGAGTCCGGCGGCAGCGACGGGCAGGAGCGGACAGAGAAGCCAGCTCCGGCGGCGGCAGAGAGCAGCTGGTCGGCTCCTATTCTGTCTCTGGCTCGGAAGGCCACGGAAACTATTAGCAGCGGGGTGAGCTACGCTGCTGCCCCGAGAAATCCCTCACAAGGATCCGCTGCGAGCTCCCCGACGGAGAGGGAGTCCGAAAATGATCTCAACAACACTTCAAAAAAGCTTCCAG TTCTCTCCCCCAAAGACCCCATGGCAATAGAAAGATCCAACCTCCTCAGCATGATGAAGCTGAGCATCAAAGTATTAATTCAGTCCTCCTTGAGTCTGGGCCGGACGCTGGACTCGGACTACCCTCCCCTGCAGCAGTTCTTTGTCGTCCTGGAGCATTGCCTCAAACATGGGCTGAAAG ccaaGAAATCCTTCATTGGTCACAACAAGTCCATATGGGGACCTTTGGAACTGATTGAGAAGTTGTGTCCAGAGTCTGTTAACATTGCCACAAGTGCCAGAGACCTGCCCGGCATTAAGTATGCTATTGCAAACAATTTTCCAACACACCTACAATGTAAGACATACTATAAACTCTTTTGGTTGTTAAATTGTACGTTTATTCTCTTTTTCAGGACCGGCTTGGGGAGAGCAAGGGCATGGCTGCATTTAGCGCTCATGCAGAAGACAGTAGCTGACTATATGAAAGCTTTACTGGACCGCAAAGACCTCCTGAG TGAGTTTTATGACTCTGGAGCATTgatgatggaggaggagggggcagtGATTGGCGGACTGCTGGTGGGCCTCAACGTAATTGACGCTAACCTCTGTATTAAAGGGGAGGATCTTGATTCTCAG GTGGGAGTCATCGACTTTTCCCTTTATCTGAAAGACCCTGCCAACAGTGAGACTCCGAAAGA TGATGCCAAGATGACGGCCATATTGGATCAGAAGCACTACATTGAGGAGTTAAATCGTCACCTAAGTGGCACCGTGACTGACCTTCAGGCTAAGATGGACTCTATAGAGAAGACCAACAGCAAACTTGTAGAGGAG cTGACGGCAGCGACAGACAGAATCAACTCTCTGCGAGAAGAACAGGAACAGCTAAGAAAGGAGAATGAGACGATCCTGCAGTCCAGCCAGAAGAAGGAAGAG gcAGCCCTTCAGGACAGCCAGGTGGAGCTGGAGACGTACAAACAGACTCGACAGGGCCTGGATGAGATGTACAATGTAGTTTGGAAGCAGTATAAAGAGGAAAAGCACATTCGCCAG GAGCTGGAGCATGAGTTGGAGCTCCAGGTGGGCCTGAAGCAGGAGATGGAGGTGGCCATGAAGCTGCTGGAGAAGGACACACACGAGAAACAGGACACACTGGCAGCCCTGCGGCTCCAGCTCGACCAAGTCAAGACTCTTAACCTGCAGATGTTCCACAAAGCTCAG GACTCGGAACgagaggcagaaaaaaagcagGCGGAGGCCGCGCAGCTTGAGCAGAAGATGGATGAAATGGAGAAAGCAATGATTGGACTAGAGCAGAG GCTACAGAACTCGGAGCGCGAGAGCAGACAAAGTGACCAGTCAGACAAAGATATGAGGGTGGAGCTGGAAGGAAAGGTGGACGCTTTGCAGAAACAACTGACGGACCTGGATACACTAAG GCTGGGTTTGGAGAATGAGCTGCGGACCGAGAGGGAACAGAGGCAAAGCCTCCAGAAAGCTCTCCAGCGGGAACAGGACAACAGCACTGAGCTCCGCACACAGCTGCAACAACTCCAGGGCCTGCACAcg GAGCTGCAGGATTTGAAGCACGagaagcagcagctgcagcagacatGTGAGCAGCAGGAACAGGCTCTGCAGGAGATGGGACTGCATCTCAGCCA GTCTAAACTTAAGATGGAGGACTTCAAGGAGGTCAACAAAGCTCTAAAG GGCCACGCCTGGCTGAAAGATGATGAGGCCACTCAATGCAAGCAATGCGAGAAAGAGTTCTCCATCGCACGCAGAAAG CACCACTGTAGAAACTGTGGAGACATCTACTGCAACACTTGTTCCAGTAACGAGCTGGCCTTACCGTCTTACCCTCGGCCGGTGCGGGTCTGCGATGTGTGCCACGCCCTCCTGCTGCAGAGAAGCTCGTCCACAGGTTCCTGA
- the rufy1 gene encoding RUN and FYVE domain-containing protein 1 isoform X2: protein MADEAGEVNTAVEDGEAKQQLDEPEVLETAPDCESGGSDGQERTEKPAPAAAESSWSAPILSLARKATETISSGVSYAAAPRNPSQGSAASSPTERESENDLNNTSKKLPVLSPKDPMAIERSNLLSMMKLSIKVLIQSSLSLGRTLDSDYPPLQQFFVVLEHCLKHGLKAKKSFIGHNKSIWGPLELIEKLCPESVNIATSARDLPGIKTGLGRARAWLHLALMQKTVADYMKALLDRKDLLSEFYDSGALMMEEEGAVIGGLLVGLNVIDANLCIKGEDLDSQVGVIDFSLYLKDPANSETPKDDAKMTAILDQKHYIEELNRHLSGTVTDLQAKMDSIEKTNSKLVEELTAATDRINSLREEQEQLRKENETILQSSQKKEEAALQDSQVELETYKQTRQGLDEMYNVVWKQYKEEKHIRQELEHELELQVGLKQEMEVAMKLLEKDTHEKQDTLAALRLQLDQVKTLNLQMFHKAQDSEREAEKKQAEAAQLEQKMDEMEKAMIGLEQRLQNSERESRQSDQSDKDMRVELEGKVDALQKQLTDLDTLRLGLENELRTEREQRQSLQKALQREQDNSTELRTQLQQLQGLHTELQDLKHEKQQLQQTCEQQEQALQEMGLHLSQSKLKMEDFKEVNKALKGHAWLKDDEATQCKQCEKEFSIARRKHHCRNCGDIYCNTCSSNELALPSYPRPVRVCDVCHALLLQRSSSTGS from the exons ATGGCCGACGAGGCAGGGGAGGTAAACACAGCTGTTGAGGATGGCGAAGCAAAACAACAGCTAGATGAGCCCGAAGTTTTGGAAACCGCGCCCGACTGCGAGTCCGGCGGCAGCGACGGGCAGGAGCGGACAGAGAAGCCAGCTCCGGCGGCGGCAGAGAGCAGCTGGTCGGCTCCTATTCTGTCTCTGGCTCGGAAGGCCACGGAAACTATTAGCAGCGGGGTGAGCTACGCTGCTGCCCCGAGAAATCCCTCACAAGGATCCGCTGCGAGCTCCCCGACGGAGAGGGAGTCCGAAAATGATCTCAACAACACTTCAAAAAAGCTTCCAG TTCTCTCCCCCAAAGACCCCATGGCAATAGAAAGATCCAACCTCCTCAGCATGATGAAGCTGAGCATCAAAGTATTAATTCAGTCCTCCTTGAGTCTGGGCCGGACGCTGGACTCGGACTACCCTCCCCTGCAGCAGTTCTTTGTCGTCCTGGAGCATTGCCTCAAACATGGGCTGAAAG ccaaGAAATCCTTCATTGGTCACAACAAGTCCATATGGGGACCTTTGGAACTGATTGAGAAGTTGTGTCCAGAGTCTGTTAACATTGCCACAAGTGCCAGAGACCTGCCCGGCATTAA GACCGGCTTGGGGAGAGCAAGGGCATGGCTGCATTTAGCGCTCATGCAGAAGACAGTAGCTGACTATATGAAAGCTTTACTGGACCGCAAAGACCTCCTGAG TGAGTTTTATGACTCTGGAGCATTgatgatggaggaggagggggcagtGATTGGCGGACTGCTGGTGGGCCTCAACGTAATTGACGCTAACCTCTGTATTAAAGGGGAGGATCTTGATTCTCAG GTGGGAGTCATCGACTTTTCCCTTTATCTGAAAGACCCTGCCAACAGTGAGACTCCGAAAGA TGATGCCAAGATGACGGCCATATTGGATCAGAAGCACTACATTGAGGAGTTAAATCGTCACCTAAGTGGCACCGTGACTGACCTTCAGGCTAAGATGGACTCTATAGAGAAGACCAACAGCAAACTTGTAGAGGAG cTGACGGCAGCGACAGACAGAATCAACTCTCTGCGAGAAGAACAGGAACAGCTAAGAAAGGAGAATGAGACGATCCTGCAGTCCAGCCAGAAGAAGGAAGAG gcAGCCCTTCAGGACAGCCAGGTGGAGCTGGAGACGTACAAACAGACTCGACAGGGCCTGGATGAGATGTACAATGTAGTTTGGAAGCAGTATAAAGAGGAAAAGCACATTCGCCAG GAGCTGGAGCATGAGTTGGAGCTCCAGGTGGGCCTGAAGCAGGAGATGGAGGTGGCCATGAAGCTGCTGGAGAAGGACACACACGAGAAACAGGACACACTGGCAGCCCTGCGGCTCCAGCTCGACCAAGTCAAGACTCTTAACCTGCAGATGTTCCACAAAGCTCAG GACTCGGAACgagaggcagaaaaaaagcagGCGGAGGCCGCGCAGCTTGAGCAGAAGATGGATGAAATGGAGAAAGCAATGATTGGACTAGAGCAGAG GCTACAGAACTCGGAGCGCGAGAGCAGACAAAGTGACCAGTCAGACAAAGATATGAGGGTGGAGCTGGAAGGAAAGGTGGACGCTTTGCAGAAACAACTGACGGACCTGGATACACTAAG GCTGGGTTTGGAGAATGAGCTGCGGACCGAGAGGGAACAGAGGCAAAGCCTCCAGAAAGCTCTCCAGCGGGAACAGGACAACAGCACTGAGCTCCGCACACAGCTGCAACAACTCCAGGGCCTGCACAcg GAGCTGCAGGATTTGAAGCACGagaagcagcagctgcagcagacatGTGAGCAGCAGGAACAGGCTCTGCAGGAGATGGGACTGCATCTCAGCCA GTCTAAACTTAAGATGGAGGACTTCAAGGAGGTCAACAAAGCTCTAAAG GGCCACGCCTGGCTGAAAGATGATGAGGCCACTCAATGCAAGCAATGCGAGAAAGAGTTCTCCATCGCACGCAGAAAG CACCACTGTAGAAACTGTGGAGACATCTACTGCAACACTTGTTCCAGTAACGAGCTGGCCTTACCGTCTTACCCTCGGCCGGTGCGGGTCTGCGATGTGTGCCACGCCCTCCTGCTGCAGAGAAGCTCGTCCACAGGTTCCTGA
- the hbegfa gene encoding heparin-binding EGF-like growth factor a isoform X1, giving the protein MIIFPTRKITGRFDIMRIFSAVLLLVHALVVSRPASGAAVDRYESDRQRHTTVINLDTTKDRSVEEESRSVSATTVENGQDGEEYGDYYYEDEYEGGMSGDYGELPRIAMVSKPKDPSAILETESTEGKRRRAKGRKRGKGKGLKRDPCLKKYKDFCIHGTCQYLRGLHAPSCVCHPSYSGERCQFFTLPLEKPQEGYNRTTALAVVAVVLSSVCLTIIALLLLLRFHKRGAYDVENEEKVKLGLASNH; this is encoded by the exons ATGATCATATTTCCCACCCGAAAAATCACTGGACGTTTTGACATCATGAGGATTTTCAGTGCTGTGCTCTTACTCGTTCACGCCTTGG TGGTGTCCAGACCGGCCAGTGGTGCTGCAGTTGACAGGTATGAGAGCGACAGGCAGCGGCACACAACTGTTATCAACTTGGACACGACCAAAGACAGGAGCGTGGAGGAGGAGAGCAGAAGCGTGAGTGCTACAACAGTGGAGAATGGTCAGGATGGCGAGGAGTACGgagattattattatgaagACGAGTACGAAGGCGGCATGTCGGGAGACTATGGGGAACTGCCACGAA TTGCCATGGTAAGCAAACCCAAAGACCCGTCTGCCATCCTGGAGACTGAAAGCACTgaaggaaagagaaggagagcaaAGGGAAGAAAGAGGGGGAAAGGCAAGGGGCTGAAGAGGGATCCTTGCCTGAAGAAGTATAAAGATTTCTGCATTCACGGCACCTGCCAGTACCTGAGGGGCCTCCATGCCCCATCCTGTGT GTGCCATCCGAGTTACTCTGGGGAGAGGTGTCAGTTTTTCACATTGCCCTTGGAGAAGCCTCAGGAAGGCTACAACCGCACCACAGCTCTGGCCGTGGTGGCGGTGGTGCTGTCGTCCGTCTGCCTCACCATCATAGCCCTTTTATTGTTGCTTAG GTTTCACAAGCGGGGAGCGTATGATGTAGAGAATGAAGAGAAGGTCAAATTAGGGTTAGCGTCCAACCActga
- the hbegfa gene encoding heparin-binding EGF-like growth factor a isoform X2, whose amino-acid sequence MIIFPTRKITGRFDIMRIFSAVLLLVHALVVSRPASGAAVDRYESDRQRHTTVINLDTTKDRSVEEESRSVSATTVENGQDGEEYGDYYYEDEYEGGMSGDYGELPRIAMVSKPKDPSAILETESTEGKRRRAKGRKRGKGKGLKRDPCLKKYKDFCIHGTCQYLRGLHAPSCVCHPSYSGERCQFFTLPLEKPQEGYNRTTALAVVAVVLSSVCLTIIALLLLLRQRCGNSTSK is encoded by the exons ATGATCATATTTCCCACCCGAAAAATCACTGGACGTTTTGACATCATGAGGATTTTCAGTGCTGTGCTCTTACTCGTTCACGCCTTGG TGGTGTCCAGACCGGCCAGTGGTGCTGCAGTTGACAGGTATGAGAGCGACAGGCAGCGGCACACAACTGTTATCAACTTGGACACGACCAAAGACAGGAGCGTGGAGGAGGAGAGCAGAAGCGTGAGTGCTACAACAGTGGAGAATGGTCAGGATGGCGAGGAGTACGgagattattattatgaagACGAGTACGAAGGCGGCATGTCGGGAGACTATGGGGAACTGCCACGAA TTGCCATGGTAAGCAAACCCAAAGACCCGTCTGCCATCCTGGAGACTGAAAGCACTgaaggaaagagaaggagagcaaAGGGAAGAAAGAGGGGGAAAGGCAAGGGGCTGAAGAGGGATCCTTGCCTGAAGAAGTATAAAGATTTCTGCATTCACGGCACCTGCCAGTACCTGAGGGGCCTCCATGCCCCATCCTGTGT GTGCCATCCGAGTTACTCTGGGGAGAGGTGTCAGTTTTTCACATTGCCCTTGGAGAAGCCTCAGGAAGGCTACAACCGCACCACAGCTCTGGCCGTGGTGGCGGTGGTGCTGTCGTCCGTCTGCCTCACCATCATAGCCCTTTTATTGTTGCTTAG GCAAAGATGTGGAAATTCTACctcaaaatag